Within the Actinomycetota bacterium genome, the region GCTGCTGTTGCCGGTATCCCTCCTCAGAAGTATTCATGTGTCACATACTGAAGTTTCTGTATAAATGAGAATGTAGCTACCGTCATTGACATCGACGGTCAGGCACCCGCCACGGTTTTCTCCATACGTCTGCCATCCAGGCTTGCTGGTACATTCATGAACATCAGGATGCCCTATACCAACGATTCCATCGTACCAGGCCACCAGGAATGGCTCCTTGAGGACCTTCAGTGAGATCTCGTCCGCAGATTTGCGGGCGGCATTGAAATCAATATCTCCATCAATTGTGATATTTATGGTTTCCAAGTCTTTCCAGTCAGGAAATTTCCCTCAAATCATCGCCAGTATGGAATAGATTGTCAATTTGATACCCGAGGCCTTCACCCGCTACCAACCACCCACTTTTTCCACTAATATACTACTGACCGTGCTAGGCGGGGAGCTAGCGGTGCCCTGTACCCGCAATCCGCTATAGCGGGGCTGAATTCCCACCTTCGGGGCAGATTTGCGGGGCCAGTGGCCTTGCCGGCGGTGCTGAAGGCCAGGTCCTGCGCAATGGAACGTCGTGAACCCCGTCAGGTCCGGAAGGAAGCAGCGGTAAGCGATCTCTTTCATGTGCCGCGGGGTCGCCTGGCTGGAGCCGT harbors:
- a CDS encoding AF1514 family protein — encoded protein: METINITIDGDIDFNAARKSADEISLKVLKEPFLVAWYDGIVGIGHPDVHECTSKPGWQTYGENRGGCLTVDVNDGSYILIYTETSVCDT